In Prescottella soli, a genomic segment contains:
- a CDS encoding PaaI family thioesterase translates to MTVANVLEEGVSITPQRLFRMLPPQRLDGFNRITMEIDGLDPRAASPTATLGILVDDVLGFTLWDRRGERTGLVTADLSVDFITPTGWVGPELHADGRVVAVTEDGGVSATEIRDSDGTLIATGTAWGNFVDAGADRSSAVVRPLATAGTIPAPSTAPLVRIGGRFEVGDRTRLIVPPNAALANKLGVMHGGIQASAIDLVGNAAVSTPEAPMHTASLRINYFRPAPVDSDVVFAAEVIRAGRSVAVARVTSTGGDGRVCAVATVTCRRPSRSAAPARRGAAFVRE, encoded by the coding sequence ATGACCGTTGCGAACGTCCTGGAAGAAGGTGTCTCGATCACCCCGCAACGGCTGTTCCGAATGCTGCCGCCGCAGCGACTCGACGGTTTCAACCGCATCACCATGGAGATCGACGGACTCGACCCTCGGGCGGCCTCCCCTACCGCCACGCTGGGCATTCTCGTCGACGACGTCCTCGGATTCACGCTGTGGGACCGTCGCGGCGAGCGCACCGGCCTCGTCACCGCGGATTTGTCAGTGGACTTCATCACACCGACCGGTTGGGTCGGCCCGGAACTCCACGCCGACGGTCGTGTGGTCGCGGTCACAGAGGACGGCGGCGTCAGCGCCACGGAGATCCGCGACTCGGACGGCACCCTGATCGCGACCGGCACCGCGTGGGGCAACTTCGTCGACGCCGGCGCCGACCGCAGCTCCGCCGTCGTGCGCCCGCTCGCCACGGCCGGCACGATCCCCGCGCCGTCCACGGCTCCCCTCGTGCGCATCGGCGGACGATTCGAGGTCGGCGACCGCACCCGCCTGATCGTGCCGCCCAACGCGGCCCTGGCGAACAAGCTCGGAGTGATGCACGGGGGCATCCAGGCGAGCGCGATCGACCTGGTCGGCAACGCGGCCGTCAGCACACCCGAAGCACCGATGCACACCGCGTCGTTGCGCATCAACTACTTCCGCCCCGCACCCGTCGATTCCGACGTCGTGTTCGCCGCCGAGGTGATCCGGGCGGGTCGCTCGGTCGCCGTCGCCCGGGTGACGAGCACCGGCGGCGACGGTCGGGTGTGCGCGGTCGCCACCGTCACGTGCCGCAGGCCGAGCAGGTCCGCCGCACCGGCGCGC